In Helianthus annuus cultivar XRQ/B chromosome 3, HanXRQr2.0-SUNRISE, whole genome shotgun sequence, a single window of DNA contains:
- the LOC110931848 gene encoding probable ATP-dependent RNA helicase vasa-like — MGKFSESETNKKETHVESSGNKKRKSSNLKVGTQVGYGSSKANKRREVNPPRGRNAYGATNKTGGKVYLGKKPRCEECNFYHEGQCLRPKCGKCGKEGHSKDACWAKDPDERDNGRVPGCYRCGEEGHFRKDCPRKNQARKGLRYRSP; from the coding sequence ATGGGAAAGTTTTCGGAATCTGAGAcaaacaagaaagagactcatgtggagtcatcggGCAACAAGAAAAGGAAGTCTTCAAACCTAAAGGTAGGCACCCAAGTTGGCTATGGAAGCTCAAAAGCAAACAAAAGAAGGGAAGTGAACCCGCCCCGTGGCAGGAATGCTTATGGAGCCACTAATAAGACCGGCGGTAAGGTATACTTGGGGAAGAAGCCGAGATGCGAGGAATGCAATTTTTACCATGAAGGTCAATGCCTGAGACCTAAGTGCGGGAAGTGTGGGAAAGAGGGTCACAGCAAGGatgcctgttgggcgaaggatCCAGACGAAAGAGATAATGGTAGAGTACCAGGTTGCTACAGATGTGGTGAAgaagggcactttaggaaagattgccctaggAAGAACCAAGCGAGGAAGGGTCTCCGCTATCGGAGCCcgtga